A window of the Bradyrhizobium diazoefficiens genome harbors these coding sequences:
- a CDS encoding NuoB/complex I 20 kDa subunit family protein, translating to MNPAPSAGPLLAPAPKGILDPSTGKPVGANDPFFLEVNHELSDKGFFVAATDDLITWARTGSLMWMTFGLACCAVEMMQVSMPRYDVERFGFAPRASPRQSDVMIVAGTLTNKMAPALRKVYDQMPEPRYVISMGSCANGGGYYHYSYSVVRGCDRIVPIDIYVPGCPPTAEALLYGVLLLQKKIRRTGTIER from the coding sequence TTGAACCCTGCACCATCAGCTGGTCCGCTTCTGGCGCCGGCCCCCAAGGGCATCCTGGATCCGTCGACCGGCAAGCCGGTCGGTGCCAATGATCCGTTCTTCCTCGAGGTCAATCACGAACTGTCCGACAAGGGCTTCTTCGTGGCCGCGACCGACGATCTCATCACCTGGGCGCGCACCGGCTCGCTGATGTGGATGACCTTCGGCCTCGCCTGCTGCGCGGTCGAGATGATGCAGGTGTCGATGCCGCGTTACGACGTCGAGCGCTTCGGCTTCGCGCCGCGTGCCTCGCCGCGCCAGTCCGACGTGATGATCGTCGCGGGCACGCTGACCAACAAGATGGCGCCGGCGCTGCGCAAGGTCTACGACCAGATGCCCGAGCCGCGCTACGTCATCTCGATGGGCTCCTGCGCCAATGGCGGCGGCTACTATCACTATTCCTACTCGGTCGTGCGCGGCTGCGACCGGATCGTGCCGATCGACATCTACGTGCCGGGCTGCCCGCCCACGGCGGAAGCGCTGCTCTACGGCGTGCTGCTGCTGCAGAAGAAGATCCGCCGCACCGGCACCATCGAACGCTAA
- a CDS encoding NADH-quinone oxidoreductase subunit D has protein sequence MNEQSAGLRNFTINFGPQHPAAHGVLRLVLELDGEVVARVDPHIGLLHRGTEKLIEQKTYLQAIPYFDRLDYVAPMNQEHAFCLAAEKLLGIEVPRRAQLIRVLYCEIGRILSHLLNVTTQAMDVGALTPPLWGFEEREKLMVFYERASGSRMHAAFFRVGGVHQDLPQKLVDDIEAWCDPFLKVVDDLDRLLTANRIFKQRNVDIGVVSLKEAWEWGFSGVMVRGSGAAWDLRKAQPYECYAEMDFDIPIGKNGDCYDRYLIRMEEMRQSVRIMRQCIQKLNAPDGKGSVVVEDNKVAPPRRGEMKRSMEALIHHFKLYTEGVHVPAGEVYAAVEAPKGEFGVYLISDGTNKPYKCKIRAPGFAHLQAMDHICRGHLLADVSAILGSLDIVFGEVDR, from the coding sequence ATGAACGAACAAAGCGCAGGCTTGCGTAACTTCACCATCAATTTCGGCCCGCAGCATCCGGCGGCCCATGGCGTGCTCCGCCTCGTGCTCGAGCTTGACGGCGAAGTCGTCGCTCGCGTCGATCCCCATATCGGCCTGCTTCACCGCGGCACCGAGAAGCTGATCGAGCAGAAGACCTATCTGCAGGCGATCCCGTATTTCGACCGGCTCGATTACGTCGCGCCGATGAACCAGGAGCACGCCTTCTGCCTCGCGGCGGAAAAGCTGCTCGGCATCGAGGTGCCGCGCCGCGCACAGTTGATCCGCGTGCTCTATTGCGAGATCGGCCGCATCCTCTCGCACCTGCTCAACGTCACCACGCAGGCGATGGACGTCGGCGCGCTGACCCCGCCGCTGTGGGGTTTTGAAGAGCGCGAGAAGCTGATGGTGTTCTACGAGCGCGCCTCGGGCAGCCGTATGCACGCAGCCTTCTTCCGCGTCGGCGGCGTGCATCAGGACCTGCCGCAGAAGCTGGTCGACGACATCGAGGCCTGGTGCGATCCGTTCCTGAAGGTCGTGGACGACCTCGATCGGCTGCTCACCGCCAACCGCATCTTCAAGCAGCGCAACGTCGATATCGGTGTGGTGTCGCTGAAGGAAGCCTGGGAGTGGGGTTTCTCGGGCGTGATGGTGCGCGGCTCGGGCGCGGCCTGGGATTTGCGCAAGGCGCAGCCCTATGAGTGCTACGCCGAGATGGATTTCGACATTCCGATCGGCAAGAACGGCGACTGCTACGACCGCTACCTGATCCGCATGGAAGAGATGCGCCAGTCCGTGCGCATCATGAGGCAGTGCATCCAGAAGCTGAATGCGCCGGACGGGAAGGGCTCCGTCGTCGTTGAGGACAACAAGGTTGCCCCGCCGCGCCGTGGCGAGATGAAGCGCTCGATGGAAGCGCTGATCCACCACTTCAAGCTCTACACCGAAGGCGTTCACGTGCCGGCCGGCGAAGTCTATGCCGCGGTCGAAGCGCCCAAGGGCGAGTTCGGCGTCTATCTGATCTCCGACGGCACCAACAAGCCCTACAAGTGCAAGATCCGCGCGCCGGGCTTTGCCCATCTGCAGGCGATGGACCACATCTGCCGCGGCCATCTGCTCGCCGACGTCTCGGCCATTCTCGGCTCGCTCGACATCGTGTTCGGAGAGGTCGATCGGTGA
- a CDS encoding FkbM family methyltransferase — MAQAPIQFDRASGALEGANLWERTAALALVTGSKISSHFSHMGYIACANLLRKTLPERNIAIKLNPDAVFEFPYGDGYWSKLLNRSYCYEDELELLFADSIDVDYTLLDCGANYGYWSVLVSSKPFGSHKAIAIEPSGQNYPKLATNARINGNRFETMKCAIGASRGTARLSGTKHEAFSIAGDASAGGEDVPVLALDNLIDDGKVAGTGKYLIKLDVEGVEIEAIKGGARLLQTDSVIMCEEHGSDRSHAVSRYILEQTPLKLLVLDPRSNRLETVTELSILDRIKVSTHVGYNVFGTASAFWQDRINALNAKTARRMQ; from the coding sequence ATGGCGCAGGCGCCAATCCAGTTTGACCGTGCCTCGGGGGCCCTTGAAGGGGCCAACCTGTGGGAGCGGACGGCTGCCTTGGCGCTGGTGACGGGATCGAAGATCTCGTCGCATTTCTCGCATATGGGCTACATCGCCTGCGCGAATTTGCTGCGGAAAACGCTGCCCGAGCGCAACATCGCGATCAAGCTCAACCCGGACGCCGTGTTCGAATTCCCTTATGGCGACGGTTACTGGAGCAAGCTGCTCAACCGCTCTTATTGCTACGAGGATGAGCTGGAGCTGTTGTTCGCCGACTCCATCGACGTCGATTACACGCTGCTCGATTGCGGCGCCAATTACGGCTACTGGTCGGTGCTGGTGTCGAGCAAGCCGTTCGGCTCGCACAAGGCGATCGCGATCGAGCCGTCGGGCCAGAACTATCCGAAGCTCGCCACCAATGCGCGCATTAACGGCAACCGCTTCGAGACCATGAAATGCGCGATCGGCGCCTCGCGCGGCACCGCGCGGCTGTCGGGCACTAAGCACGAGGCGTTCAGCATCGCCGGCGACGCGTCAGCTGGCGGTGAGGACGTGCCTGTTCTCGCGCTCGACAATCTCATCGACGACGGCAAGGTCGCAGGCACCGGCAAATACCTGATCAAGCTCGACGTCGAAGGCGTCGAGATCGAGGCGATCAAGGGCGGCGCCCGGCTGCTTCAGACCGACAGCGTCATCATGTGCGAGGAGCACGGCAGCGATCGCTCTCATGCGGTGTCGCGCTACATCCTCGAACAAACCCCGCTGAAGCTGCTCGTGCTCGATCCGCGCAGCAACCGGCTGGAGACCGTGACCGAGCTGTCGATTCTCGACCGCATCAAGGTCTCGACCCACGTCGGCTACAACGTTTTCGGCACCGCAAGCGCATTCTGGCAGGACAGGATCAATGCCCTGAATGCGAAAACCGCGCGCCGCATGCAGTGA
- a CDS encoding NADH-quinone oxidoreductase subunit C has protein sequence MDDAKLDALGQTIVSALPGAAIGHSVAFNQLTVEVEASKIVEVVKYLRDDPSCRFVNFTDITAADYPSREKRFDVIYHFLSPTLNARIRLKAQADETTQVPSLIEVFPGADWFEREAYDLYGVFFVGHPDMRRLLTDYGFEGHPLRKDFPLTGFLEVRYDDQEKRVVYEPVRLNQEFRKFDFLSPWEGADYPLPGDEKAEPKS, from the coding sequence ATGGACGACGCCAAGCTCGACGCCCTGGGGCAGACGATCGTGAGCGCGCTGCCGGGCGCCGCTATCGGTCATTCGGTGGCCTTCAATCAACTCACGGTTGAGGTCGAGGCCAGCAAGATCGTCGAGGTGGTCAAGTACCTCCGCGACGATCCGAGCTGCCGCTTCGTCAACTTCACCGACATTACGGCCGCGGACTATCCGTCGCGCGAAAAGCGCTTTGACGTGATCTATCACTTCCTGTCACCGACCCTGAACGCGCGGATCCGGCTCAAGGCCCAGGCCGACGAGACCACGCAGGTGCCGTCGCTGATCGAGGTGTTCCCCGGCGCCGACTGGTTCGAGCGCGAGGCCTACGACCTCTACGGCGTGTTCTTCGTCGGCCACCCCGACATGCGCCGGCTCCTCACCGACTACGGTTTCGAGGGCCATCCGCTGCGCAAGGATTTTCCGCTCACCGGCTTCCTCGAGGTCCGCTACGACGACCAGGAGAAGCGGGTGGTGTACGAGCCGGTCCGCCTCAACCAGGAATTCCGGAAGTTTGATTTCTTGTCGCCATGGGAGGGCGCGGACTATCCGCTGCCTGGGGACGAGAAGGCGGAGCCAAAGAGCTGA
- the nuoE gene encoding NADH-quinone oxidoreductase subunit NuoE, whose product MSVRRLAPKEVQPASFAFTDENLAFAKQQIAKYPAGRQASAVIAILWRAQEQHDGWVSEAAIRVVADLLDMPYIRVLEVATFYTMFQLAPVGKKAHVQVCGTTPCRLRGAEDLIHVCESRIHHDPFHLSKDGNFSWEEVECLGACVNAPMVLIGKDTYEDLTKETFGKVLDGFASGNPPKPGPQNGRQFSAPAGGPTTLKETS is encoded by the coding sequence ATGTCCGTTCGCCGATTAGCACCGAAGGAAGTCCAGCCCGCGAGCTTTGCGTTCACGGACGAGAACCTTGCCTTCGCCAAGCAGCAGATCGCGAAATATCCGGCCGGCCGGCAAGCCTCGGCCGTCATCGCCATTCTCTGGCGCGCCCAGGAACAGCACGATGGCTGGGTGTCGGAAGCCGCGATCCGCGTCGTCGCCGATCTGCTCGACATGCCCTATATCCGCGTGCTCGAAGTCGCGACCTTCTACACGATGTTCCAGCTCGCCCCGGTCGGCAAGAAGGCCCACGTCCAGGTCTGCGGCACCACGCCGTGCCGCCTGCGCGGCGCCGAAGACCTGATCCATGTCTGCGAGAGCCGGATCCACCACGATCCCTTCCATCTCTCCAAGGACGGCAATTTCAGCTGGGAAGAGGTGGAGTGCCTCGGCGCCTGCGTGAACGCGCCGATGGTGCTGATCGGCAAGGACACCTATGAGGACCTGACCAAGGAAACCTTCGGCAAGGTGCTCGACGGTTTTGCCTCGGGCAATCCGCCGAAGCCCGGTCCGCAGAACGGCCGCCAGTTCTCCGCGCCGGCGGGCGGGCCGACCACGCTGAAGGAGACCTCCTGA
- the nuoF gene encoding NADH-quinone oxidoreductase subunit NuoF: MLEDKDRIFKNLYGLHDWGLEGARRRGAWDGTKTIIDKGRDWIINEMKASGLRGRGGAGFPTGLKWSFMPKESTDGRPSYLVVNADESEPGTCKDREIMRHDPHLLIEGCLIASCAMNAHACYIYVRGEFIREREHLQAAIDQAYEAKLVGKDNVNGWPFDIYVAHGAGAYICGEETALLESLEGKKGQPRLKPPFPANVGLFGCPTTVNNVESIAVAPDILRRGAAWFAGIGRPNNVGTKLFCISGHVERPCNVEEAMGIPFRELIDKHCGGIRGGWDNLKAVIPGGSSVRMVPAEQIIDTPMDFDSLSKLRSGLGTAAVIVMDKSTDLIRAIARISYFYKHESCGQCTPCREGTGWMWRVLSRMADGRAHKREIDMLLEVTKQVEGHTICALGDAAAWPIQGLIAHFRHEIEARIDQYSHKADIDDAGVRDPVNMVAAE; this comes from the coding sequence ATGCTCGAGGACAAGGACCGCATCTTCAAGAACCTCTATGGCCTCCACGATTGGGGGCTCGAGGGCGCGCGGCGCCGCGGCGCCTGGGATGGTACGAAGACTATCATCGACAAGGGCCGCGACTGGATCATCAACGAGATGAAGGCGTCCGGCCTGCGCGGCCGCGGCGGCGCCGGCTTTCCGACCGGTTTGAAATGGTCCTTCATGCCGAAGGAGTCCACCGACGGTCGTCCCAGCTATCTCGTCGTCAACGCCGACGAGTCCGAGCCCGGCACCTGCAAGGATCGCGAGATCATGCGGCACGATCCGCATCTCCTGATCGAGGGTTGCCTGATCGCGAGCTGCGCGATGAACGCGCATGCCTGCTACATCTATGTCCGCGGCGAGTTCATCCGCGAGCGCGAGCATCTCCAGGCCGCGATCGACCAGGCCTATGAGGCCAAGCTGGTCGGCAAGGACAATGTCAACGGCTGGCCGTTCGACATCTACGTCGCGCACGGCGCCGGCGCTTACATCTGCGGCGAGGAAACCGCGCTGCTCGAAAGCCTCGAGGGCAAGAAGGGCCAGCCGCGCCTGAAGCCGCCGTTCCCGGCCAACGTCGGCCTGTTCGGCTGCCCGACCACCGTCAACAACGTCGAGTCGATCGCGGTTGCGCCGGACATCCTGCGCCGTGGCGCCGCGTGGTTTGCCGGCATCGGCCGTCCGAACAATGTCGGCACCAAGCTGTTCTGCATCTCCGGCCATGTCGAGCGGCCCTGCAACGTCGAAGAGGCCATGGGCATTCCGTTCCGTGAGCTGATCGACAAGCATTGCGGCGGCATCCGTGGCGGCTGGGACAATCTCAAGGCCGTGATCCCCGGCGGCTCGTCGGTGCGCATGGTGCCGGCCGAGCAGATCATCGACACGCCGATGGATTTCGATAGCTTGAGCAAGCTGCGGTCGGGCCTCGGCACCGCGGCCGTGATCGTGATGGACAAGTCGACCGACCTGATCCGCGCGATTGCCCGCATCTCCTATTTCTACAAGCACGAGAGCTGCGGCCAGTGCACGCCGTGCCGCGAAGGCACCGGCTGGATGTGGCGCGTGCTGAGCCGCATGGCCGACGGTCGCGCGCATAAACGCGAAATCGATATGCTGCTGGAAGTGACAAAACAGGTCGAAGGCCACACCATCTGCGCGCTCGGCGACGCAGCCGCCTGGCCGATCCAGGGCCTGATCGCGCATTTCCGTCATGAGATCGAAGCGCGCATCGACCAGTATTCGCACAAGGCCGACATCGACGATGCCGGTGTCCGCGATCCCGTGAACATGGTCGCGGCGGAGTAG